In a genomic window of Sarcophilus harrisii chromosome 4, mSarHar1.11, whole genome shotgun sequence:
- the IL24 gene encoding interleukin-24: MAVFFPSLFLLVLLWSTELGAEGQEVHIGHCRVQRAILQELWRAFQAMKSTVQALDHNTETRLLRQEFFQNATWAEICCLNYSLLDFYLSNIFNNYHTKAAELGILRPFITLANNFFVVLKKLQHCKERGMFSLSENSERKFQLFQKEFTKLHPEARLTKALGEVDILLSWMEKAFRP; this comes from the exons ATGgctgtcttctttccttccctgtttCTACTCGTCCTTCTCTGGAGCACAGAACTGGGAGCTGAAGGTCAAGAAGTGCACATTGGACACTGTCGAGTACAGCGGGCAATTCTTCAAGAGTTGTGGAGGGCCTTCCAGGCTATGAAAAGCACGGTG CAAGCCCTGGATCATAACACTGAAACCCGGCTGCTGCGGCAAGAGTTTTTCCAGAATGCCACG TGGGCTGAAATCTGTTGCCTCAACTATTCCCTGCTGGATTTTTATTTGAGCAACATTTTCAATAACTACCACACTAAGGCAGCCGAACTTGGAATCTTGAGACCATTCATTACTTTGGCCAACAACTTCTTTGTCGTTTTGAAGAAACTTCAGCATTGT AAGGAAAGAGGGATGTTTTCTTTAAGTGAGAATTCCGAGAGGAAATTTCAGCTATTCCAGAAAGAATTTACCAAG TTGCACCCAGAAGCAAGGCTGACAAAGGCCTTGGGAGAAGTGGATATTCTCTTATCCTGGATGGAGAAAGCCTTTCGGCCTTGA